The Serinus canaria isolate serCan28SL12 chromosome 2, serCan2020, whole genome shotgun sequence genomic interval CTGGGATTGGGATGAGCCTCCAGGGTGACACCgtgctccttccagcccttggCTCTTCCCAGCgctctgctcttttccaggAATCATTCCTGGGAATTCATCCACCCCACGGTGTTTTGGGCATGGATTTCTGGGCGCTCAGACTTCCAGCTGCCCATCCTGGGGGAGAATTCCTGGGAATGGGAGCACGTCTGGAGCATTTTTCCGCTCCCAGTCTTTGTGCTGGCTCCGCGCTGGGATTGTGGATCCGATCCCCGGAATTCCAGCAGTTATCCCAGCTGTTATCCCGTGGCCATCTCGGTGCTCCCAAGGTGCCTCCAGGGCTCCTTTTGGTTGAACCTCAAGGGTGGAAGTTGGGTTTGGATCCATCCCAGCGTGGAGGAGCCGCAGGAAAACATGGATGAGGTTTGTCCTCGTTCCAGCGTTGGTGTTCCCGGCACggctggggtgggaatggtttggaatctcatccagctccagcaggatccCACGCTCCGCATGGAATGCCGGCTTTGTCCTGTTTGATTCATGGATATTGAAATTCCCAGTGTCCACCTGGAAAAGCTCAGGTGCTTGGGAAAGCACGGTGGGAATCCTGGTGGATTTGGgatctcctccagctctcctggaacaCCTGGATGTCTCCCAATccttgctccagcagggagcacGTCCTGGAAAAACAACCGGCCTGGCAAGTTTGGTGTGGAGAGGGGTGGGATTTTCTGGGATTCCTTCCTTCTGGAGCCACTCTGGGAGCAGGACGGGCTTGGACACGCTcgggcaggagcagcttttccagggaagaGCTTTTCCTCAGGGAGGGCTCTCCTGGatctctgcctcttcctcctttgGTGCCTTGGGTGAGGAGTCCGGGAATGTCGGCAGCACCTGCTGGAGTCAATCCAGAGGATcccaaggagctgctcccagggctggagcctctctgctctgggaaaactgggaatgcccagcctggagaagggaaagatccagggagagctcagagccctgccagggcctgaggggctccaggagagctggagagggactgggaacaaggatggagggacaggacacagggaatggctcccactgccagagggcagggatggatgggagattgggaattgggaattcctggctgggatggaattcccagagcagctgtggctgcccctggatccctggaatatccaaggccaggctggagcagcctgggacagtgggaagtgtccctgccatggcagggctggaatgggatcATCCTTCAGATCCCACCCTGCCCATTCCAGGATGATTCCATGATCTCCatacatttttcctgctgttcctggagGTGAAAGCCTCATCCTCATGGAGTGGGATggggaagcagctcctgaagcAGCTCCAAGTGACTTTTGGGAATAACGACAGGAGCAAGGAACCGGTGACACCGGAagaaatccctgctccagcttttCAGGGCACAGCCATTCCAGGTGCTCCTGCCACAAGGATTTTGGCAGCCGGGAGGCTTGGAAGAATCTGTGGAATTGTTTGTTCCATAAAGGCCTTGGGGTGGAACAGCCAAGCACAAGCCAAGCTCGGAGGGGCCTGGTTTCCATCGGGAACGCTCCGGGCATTCCGCGCATTCCCGGCGTGCCGGTGCCAAGGGCCTCCTCCCAAAAAAGCTGGGAtccctcctgcttccccagccaggagctctgggccTGAGGGAAACATGGATTTGGGAtattcccacccaaaccagggAATGTgccacccctggcagtgtccatTGCTTCCCTCTGGAATGCTGCACTCCCCAGATCCTCCCAGTTCTTTTTTTGggagggaattcctggctgggagggtgggaaggggctgggatggaattcccagagaagctgtggctgcccctggatccctgggagtgtccaaggatggggcttggagcaccctgggatcatggaaggtgtccctgcccatggccctGATCCCAAGGGTCACTTCCATTCTGGAATTCCATCATTTACCTCAGGAACACATCCCAGTGTTCCCAGCACTCCCAGACTCTTGGCCAGGAGATTcccgtgctggagcaggaatgggaaggggTGAGAAGGGTTTGGATTTTCCACCTGTGCTCTGGTGACTTCCAAGGTTGGATTTTTGGTGCTTTCCATAAAAACCTGGtcttctgcttcccagccttcccagccttcccagctTCTCTTGGAGCCTTAATCCTGGTTAATCCCATCCTTGGTGGTTAATGAGCTCCACCTCCCTCATGATCCCTGTGGGCTGAGCTTTTCCATGGATCCTGCAGCCTCCGGAgtgtcctggagctgggatgagctCCTGCAAACTGGATTTTCCAGGGTTGTGGCTTTGGGAGTTCCTTTGAGGCTTCCAGGGTTTGGCTCCAGTGAGGAATCACGCATGGGAAGGAGGGTGTCCAATTACAGCCCAAATTAGATGGGAATATCCTGGGATTGTGGCTCAGTCCTGACTCCTGAGCTTCCCTGGAGGAgatgaaaacatggaaaagctTCCAGCTGATGTTCGGGTCCTCATTCCCTCGGCTCCACCATCCATTTATTCCAGAACCGGGATTTGCTCCCTGATTTTAGCACTTCCAGAAATGCTTGGAAAACCACCTCGTATCCCAAAtaatcccattttcccccctGTCTTTCCCTGAAAGATGTTTTTCCCTGATTCTGGATCTTCCCTGGGGTCTCCATCTGGAGTATCCCGGTTTTTAGACCCAAAAGGTTGGAGCCAGGTGGGAATTGGgttctcccagggaacagggacaggacaggagggaacggcctcaggttgtgccaggggaggctcaggctggatACTGGGAATGTTCCTCgtggaatggggaatgggagtCCCCATTCCCGGtgggatttaaaagccatggATGTGGCTCTTGGGGACACGGATCCCTGGTGGCCTCggctggatttgatgatcttggaggcttttccaacctcaacaattccatgattccagctgcctctggctcctgcttcctgcttttcctgggtgCCCACTGGGCCATCCCAGACTTTTCTCACTGCTCTTCCCGCTTTCCCCAGGGAGATCAAGCTGCGGAATTACGATCCCGAGGATGAGGAGCTGAAGAAGAGGAAGCTGCCCCCGGCCAAACCTGCCTCAGGTGGGAGAAACTGGGAACGTGGGAAGGGAAACCAGGGCTTGGGAAGCTCCGTGCTCTTCCCAAGGTGGGAGATCCGCTGGGATGAGGTGTCCAGGGAGGGCTTGGAATATCTGATGCTCTCACTCTCCCACCCGGCATTGCACAAGAGGGGTGGGAGCACTCCCAGGCCCAAATCCAAGGATTCATCCTCGGAGGAGCCTCCCTGGAGGAGCCTCCCGGAAATTCCGGCTGTTTTCTGTCGGATTTATCTGGAAGGAAATCTTAGGCAGGAGTTGAGGGCGTTGGGGCTGGAATTTCCTCACCCGGAACTTCCATAAATCCCCTGAGGGGGAAGTGAAGGAGTTCCCCGGATCCTGAAATGTGGAGTTTGCCTGGATTAAATCCCTTGGGAAATGCCCTGAATAAAAAGGGAGGGCTGGCAATggctgggaattctgggaatttcCTCATGTTTTTGTAGGAGCTTAAAACTTCCATGTGAAAGGAAAGACGTAGGAtggctggagcgtgtccagggaagggagtggagctggggaattcctgagggagctgggaatgtgatcctggagaaaaggaggctctggggggaccttctggctctgcacaattCCCTGACAGGAGCCAGGGGGGAATTGGGATCCactcccagggagcagggacaggaggagagggaataaccaggttggatattgggaaaattcCATTTGTCCCAGAGTGGTGgagccccattcctggagggattgaaatccctgtggatgtggcacttggggacacggcAATGCTGGGAATGTTTGCACTCAATCCAAAATCCAAGAGGGCTTTTCCATCTGAAATTGTCCTTGATTCCATGGAATCCATGTGCTGGAGTGGGATGCGCTCCCTGGTGGCTTTTTCCATGAGTGTTTTCCCATTATCCCGGATAGCTCCAGAGCTTTTCCTAAGGCCTGGGCTCGAGCTTGACTCCCCAGGAGAGTCCCAGGCCTGGAAATGAGTCTGGGACAACAAAATTCCAGACCTTTGGAGCAGCTGATCCCTGCAGGTGTTGGGAAAAGAGGCCTTGATCCCAACCAGCTTCCAGCTGCCGTTGCTGTTTGTGGGATTCCATCATTCCCAGATAATTGCCAGGAGGGTTGGGATACCGAAGGGATGTGCTCAGGTGTGGGAGCCGAGCTTTAAAGTAAAGCTTTGGGAATGGGGTTTTGGGGAAGCTTCTGGGAGCCGAGCCTGGAGCACCGGTGGAATTCCCGGCTTTCCAACACTGATCCTGTTTCCCCATCTAGTGGAGGACACggtgaaggagcagctggaagcgGCCAAGCCGGAGCCCATCATCGATGAGGTGGTGGGTAAAGCTGGAATTCTTGGGAATCCAGAGCTGGAAATCTGGACTGGGGAATCGGGTTGGGAAATCTGGAGCTGGGAATCCAGAGCTAGAAATCGGGATTAGGGAATCTGGAGCTGGGAATCTGGAGCTGGAAGTCCAGATCTGGGAATCTGGATTGGGAAATTTGGATCTGGGAATCTGGAGCTGGAAATTTGGATCTGGGAATTCAGGGCTGGGAATCTGGATCTGGGAAATCCAGGGCTGGAAATCCATATCTGGGAATCCAGAGCTGCTCCGTGCCAGGTCCAGGCTGGAATGTTGCCTTTGCCTTTCACTGGAtgtctcctctccttccctagGATTTGGCAAACTTGGCTCCCAGGAAGCCTGACTGGTGAGTGCCTATGGaatgctgctcctgggaaaagggggTTGGAGTCAGTGGGGGGTTCCAACTTGAGGTTGTGCTGGAAATATCCAGGAAAACCTGACCTGAGGGTTAGAAATGCCAGGAAGATCCCACGGGATGTTGGAAGGAGCTGATCTTTAAGGACCCATCCAACCCTGAGCTTTCCATGATTCCGTGGAACTGGAAAACCCTCCTGGCTGTGGAGGAAGACacaattcccttttcctgctgattCTTTGGAATGCTTGTCACCGAGGGATGGGTTGGTTTCGGAGCACTTTGGGAGAGAAGGAATTTCCACTGGGAAAGATGGAAAGGCCCTGCCTGGCCTTGGAATTGTCCTGACCCTGTGGCTCTCCTTGGAATTGTCCTGACCCTGTGGCTCTCCTTGGAATTGTCCTGACCCTGTGTCTCCCCTCGCAGGGATTTGAAGCGGGATGTGTCCAAGaagctggagaagctggagaagaggaCCCAGAGAGCCATCGCGGAGCTGATCCGTGCGTTCCGGAGCCGCGGGATCGGGGTTGGCTCATTCCAGAGGGATTCCATGATCCGTGCTGGAGCTCGCTGGGCCAGGGAGGGGTTGGTGGGGCTTGATCCCTTCCCGAATGGATCTGGGAAGCTGTTGGTCCCAAGGAGCTTCCCAAGGAGGCTCCAGGAGCAGTTGGATTGTGCCAAGGGAAGGGTTGCGGGGTCCTGCGCGGGGTCACTCCCAATCCAACCCATCCATCCCTTCTCCATGGCTTTTCTCCCGGCAGGAGAGCGCTTGaaagggcaggagggggagCTGGCGTCGGCTGTGGGATCAGCCAAGCAGGAGGGAAGCGACTCCGACTGAGGAGAATCCATCAGGAACGGGCTCTGGATCTGCCTCGCGCCCGCCCCGGGTCCCTCCCTGCTTGGGACTGCTCATCCCTCTTCCCGAACTTCCccactcctgctgtgcctggaggagaggcagaTCCAAGgagcctggctggctgctgaggAACTTCCATGGAAAGATTTCTGGGATCATGGGGGGTTGATGGGAGCAGGacagaccccccccccccagttaGCAGGAACTTCCTCGGAGcaaggaaaagtgggaaaactCCGGGCTGGGGCCGGAAAGGTCAATCCAGactggctgggaaaggagggggaTGCCAGCAGCCCTTGGAAAAGCAGGcttggaaaagcagggattGGTGCTCCTGTTCCTGTGCAGACACTCCTTGAGGCTCTGAGTGTTTGGGAATATCCCTGGCCAGCCCCAGAATCCCTGTGGGAAGGGGCAGTGTGGCTCGGGAATTGTTGGCTGCTCTGCATCCGGCTGAGTTTAATGTGGGATTTGCTTTGCTCCCGAATTTCCCGACCCTCCAGGAGCgtgtcctgctcctcctcttggggtttttttagtgttAATGGatcttttcctaataaaacAATTCCATGTGGAAAAAGTTGTCATTTGTCCTGCAGAGGAGTGGGAAGAGGAACAGTGGGATTGAGCCCATGGAAGTTGGAGGAGGAACAGTGGGATTGAGCCCATGGAAGTtggaggaggagcagtgggattgGGCCCATGGAAGTTGGAGGAGGAACAGTGGGATTGAGCCCATGGAAGTtggaggaggagcagtgggattgAGCCCATGGAAGTtggaggaggagcagtgggattgAGCCCATGGAAGttggaggagcagtgggattgAGCCCATGGAAGTtggaggaggagcagtgggattgGGCCCATGGAAGTtggaggaggagcagtgggattgAGCCCATGGAAGttggaggagcagtgggattgGGCCCATGGAAGTtggaggaggagcagtgggattgAGCCCATGGAAGttggaggagcagtgggattgAGCCCATGGAAGTtggaggaggagcagtgggattgAGCCCATGGAAGTTGGAGGAGGACAGTGGATTGAGCCCATGGAAGTtgaggaggagcagtgggattgAGCCCATGGAAGTtggaggaggagcagtgggattgAGCCCATGGAAGTTGGAGGAGCATGGATTGAGCCcatggagctggaggagcagtggTATTGAGCCCATGGAAGTtggaggaggagcagtgggattgAGCCCATGGAAGttggaggagcagtgggattgAGCCCATGGAAGTtggaggaggagcagtgggattgAGCCCATGGAAGttggaggagcagtgggattgAGCCCATGGAAGttggaggagcagtgggattgAGCCCATGGAAGTtggaggaggagcagtgggattgAGCCCATGGAAGTTGGAGGAGGAACAGTGGGATTGAGCCCATGGAAGttggaggagcagtgggattgAGCCCATGGAAGTTGGAGGAGGAGCACTGGGATTGAGCCCATGGAAGTTGGAGGAGGGACACTGGGATTGAGCCCATGGAAGTTGGAGGTGGCCACAGCAGGTCAAGCACAATTCCTGGATGGGCTCATCCAGGTTATTGTGGGATCCAGGTTCCTGGGGTGATCCCGACCCCGTGCCTCTGGAAAAGGTGAGCAGGTGGGATCTGCCCAGCTGATCctgtgttttccctggaaaacttTATTGTGGCTCTGGGAGATCTCGCAGGATGGTGCCGGAATCCTCTGGGTTTGAAGTTTTCGAGGGGAAACTTCTGGTACTGACAAAAGATTCCAGCTGGGATAAGAAGAGCTGTTCCTGGTAATTcccacatcctgctgcttttgtccTGGTGGATCATTCCCAGGGTGATGGGtccttgtccctgtgccaggatctgctgcttcccactgctccatGCTCTTCCACCTGCAAGAGCCCCATTCCTGCTTCCAGGGAATGCCTgggagcaaagagcagctggaaaattcCCTgattcctcctcctttcccagcttccttccttcactttgGCTCTCCTGTTCCCAGTGTTTGCAGccattcctgctccatcctctcccCTTGGAGGGGCCATTCCCAGGTGtctggggacaatggggacattCCATGGAGCAGTGGGAGAGCTGCACCCACCGGGGCCAGGCTCCATGTTGGGATGTGCCTGTGGATTCCCTCTGGATTCTCTGGTGGAAAAACCCCTGGGCTGGTGTCCATCCATCTCCCTAATAGGGCGTTTTTGGGtggttttccctgtttttccttgGATGGGAGACTTCCAAGTGCCCCTTGCTCTTATcctggggaaaaatatttctggtaaaGGAGTGGGAAGGTTCCATCAAGGAATGCTGTGGttgtccctggatccctgggagtgtccaaggccaggctggacagggcttggagcagcctgggatagtgggaggtgtccctgctcatggaagtgggatggatgggatgaTTCTTAATTTGCTTGCAGCCCAAATTGTTCTGGAATTCCCTGATTCCATGGGGCCGTGGAATCTCTGGAATGCCCTGTAGATGTCAGCAGATCTCTGTGCACAAAAGTCTGCAGTGTCCAGCTGTTCCCAACAGCTGGAACCAGGATGAAGCCAGGCTTTGCATCCCTGACTGGGATgaattcccttcccttcccttcccttcccttcccttcccttcccttcccttcccttcccttcccttcccttcccttcccttcccttcccttcccttcccttcccttcccttcccttcccttcccttcccttcccttcccttcccttcccttcccttcccttcccttcccttcccttcccttcccttcccttcccttcccttcccttccctccttcccaaccttccctcccttcccacccttcccaaccttccctaaccttcccttcccttcccttcccttcccttcccttcccttcccttcccttcccttcccttcccttcccttcccttcccttcccttcccaaaccttcctcAAACCgttcccaaccttcccaaaccttcccaaaccttcccaaaccttcccaaaccttcccttcccaaaccttcccaaaccttcccaaaccttcccttcccaaaccttctcTTCCCAACCCCttccccaaaccttcccaatcccttcccaaaccttcccttcccttcccaacccttccctttcccttcccctgtcccttcccttc includes:
- the CCDC12 gene encoding coiled-coil domain-containing protein 12; protein product: IKGKKGILLWGFPDFYDFSSLIPKSFRIPKIPPKIPIPEDFGAVCSPGFPEKPKPDGLSHLFFQSKESGEPEPKIPREDEEEEPVKHREIKLRNYDPEDEELKKRKLPPAKPASVEDTVKEQLEAAKPEPIIDEVDLANLAPRKPDWDLKRDVSKKLEKLEKRTQRAIAELIRERLKGQEGELASAVGSAKQEGSDSD